One Vigna unguiculata cultivar IT97K-499-35 chromosome 7, ASM411807v1, whole genome shotgun sequence genomic region harbors:
- the LOC114191053 gene encoding transmembrane protein 45B-like produces MLEGHQLLGFGFFVIGLWHFFNHVKLHALSSKSYTSTLWFPTTISRYLELHFIMASCTIFIAMELFIAPIHHQPFDPDGTIPSTHLHNFEHSSMAMAFLVYAIFAIVLDRKCSKVQNELTHLLGAMAFTQQFLLIHLHSRDHMGPEGQYHFLLQLLILISLATTLMGIGRPKSFLVCFVRSVSIFFQGVWLMIMGFLLWTPGFQAKGCFMHLEESDEYVVRCSDDESLHRAISLVNIQFSFLLIGITVFALSFYLIIVRRYGEKVEYVSLIKEEHYREEDGFVKPKGAIDDVENSMDVESQSPKKSNQEQI; encoded by the coding sequence ATGCTAGAGGGGCATCAACTTTTGGGGTTTGGCTTCTTTGTAATTGGTTTATGGCACTTCTTCAACCACGTCAAGCTCCATGCCCTTAGTTCCAAGTCCTACACATCAACCCTATGGTTTCCCACCACAATATCTAGATACTTGGAGCTCCACTTCATCATGGCAAGTTGCACCATCTTTATtgccatggagctcttcattgCTCCCATTCATCACCAACCATTTGACCCTGATGGAACCATTCCCTCCACCCATCTACACAACTTTGAACACTCCTCCATGGCCATggctttcttggtgtatgccaTCTTTGCCATAGTTCTTGATAGAAAATGCAGTAAAGTTCAAAATGAGCTAACTCATTTGCTGGGAGCCATGGCTTTTACACAACAATTTCTTCTTATCCACCTTCACTCTAGAGATCACATGGGACCAGAAGGCCAATACCACTTCTTGTTGCAGCTTTTGATTCTTATTTCTTTGGCTACAACCCTCATGGGAATTGGCAGGCCCAAGAGCTTTTTGGTCTGTTTTGTACGTTCTGTGAGCATTTTCTTCCAAGGTGTGTGGCTTATGATCATGGGGTTCTTGCTTTGGACACCAGGATTTCAAGCCAAAGGTTGTTTCATGCACCTTGAAGAATCTGATGAATATGTGGTGAGATGCAGTGACGACGAGTCTCTTCATCGTGCTATCTCTTTGGTGAATATTCAATTCAGCTTCTTGTTGATTGGAATCACCGTTTTCGCCTTGTCTTTCTACTTGATCATTGTTAGAAGATATGGTGAAAAGGTGGAGTATGTTTCACTGATAAAGGAGGAACATTACCGTGAAGAAGATGGATTTGTGAAACCTAAGGGCGCTATCGACGACGTTGAAAATAGCATGGATGTTGAATCCCAATCTCCAAAGAAAAGCAACCAAGAGCAGATTTAA
- the LOC114191054 gene encoding ACT domain-containing protein ACR12, giving the protein MAFTNVFLAPSFALHGGRVSDPRSIPLLSPPSDVVFRSSTSFSRDRNIILASAYHVNAVGSASLKSNDNPDSVPMPIVLIDQDSDPEATIVQLSFGDRLGALLDTMKALKDLGLDVSKGTVSTEGLVKQTKFFITQSDTGRKVEDPDMLERIRLTIINNLLKYHPESSELLAMGEVFGIKSPKKKRNEDIKTHIQVKEDGPKRSLLCIETADKPGLLVEIIKVISDVNIDVESAEIDTEGLVAKDKFHVSYGGAALNRSMSQVLVNCLRYYLRTPDTDIDSY; this is encoded by the exons ATGGCCTTCACCAATGTTTTCCTCGCTCCTTCATTCGCCCTACACGGTGGTAGGGTTTCCGATCCGCGTTCCATTCCGCTCCTCTCTCCTCCCTCCGACGTCGTCTTCCGTTCCTCAACCTCCTTCTCTAGGGACAG GAACATTATACTTGCTTCTGCATATCATGTGAATGCAGTTGGTTCCGCTTCACTG AAATCCAATGACAATCCCGACAGTGTTCCTATGCCAATAGTTCTAATAGATCAAGACTCAGATCCTGAAGCAACAATTGTTCAGCTTAGCTTTGGAGATCGCCTTGGAGCTCTTCTTGACACG ATGAAAGCATTAAAAGATCTGGGACTGGATGTTTCAAAGGGAACTGTCTCGACAGAGGGATTAGTTAAGCAAACGAAATTTTTCATCACACAATC AGATACTGGGCGCAAAGTTGAAGATCCTGATATGTTAGAGAGAATTCGACTTACCATCATTAACAATCTGTTAAAATATCATCCT GAGTCAAGTGAACTACTAGCGATGGGTGAAGTGTTTGGCATAAAGTCTCCAAAGAAGAAG CGTAATGAGGATATCAAAACTCATATACAGGTTAAGGAAGATGGGCCCAAGAGGAG CTTGCTGTGTATAGAGACGGCAGATAAGCCTGGATTGCTTGTTGAAATCATCAAAGTCATTTCAGATGTGAACATTGATGTTGAATCGGCTGAAATTGATACAGAA GGTTTGGTTGCTAAGGATAAATTTCATGTCAGTTACGGTGGGGCTGCATTGAACAGATCGATGTCTCAG GTTTTGGTGAATTGTCTTCGTTACTACCTGCGGACGCCAGACACAGATATCGATAGTTACTGA